The nucleotide window GCTGGTGATGTTGTTCATCGTCACGATCATGGTCTGCCAGGTGCTGGGGATCTTGCCGGCCGGGGGAGGCGGCTCCAGCGGCTCAAGAGGGGGAGGCTTTGGCGGCGGTGGCTTCGGCGGTGGCGGAGGCGGTGGTTTCAGCGGCGGCGGTGGCAGTTTCGGGGGCGGCGGTTCGTCGGGCGGCTGGTGACAATAATAATGAGCAGGCACTTCTAATCATGGCATTACTGACTGAACACGAACAACGCAAGGTGGCCGAAGCCATCGCCCGGGTCGAGCGGGATACCGACGCCGAACTGGTCACGGTGCTCGCTGCGCGCGCCGACGACTATGCCTACATCCCGCTGCTGTGGGCCAGCCTGCTGGCCCTGGTGGTGCCAGGTGTGCTGCATTACCTGACGGGCTGGTTGACCATGCACAGCCTGTTGCTGGTGCAGTGGATCAGCTTCATCGTGCTGTGCCTGATGTTTCGCATTCCGAAGATCACCACTCACCTGATCCCCCGCTCGGTGCGCCACTGGCGGGCGTCCAACCTGGCTCGCCGGCAGTTTCTCGAACAGAACCTGCACCACACCGTGGGCAGCACCGGAATGCTGATCTTTGTCTGCGAGGCCGAGCGCTACGTGGAGATCCTGGTGGACGAAGGCATTTCCAAGCGTCTCGACAACCGGAACTGGGATGCCATTGTCGCGGCCTTCACCGAGCAGGTCCGCCAGGGGCAGACCTTGCAGGGCTTCGTGACCTGCATCGAAGCCTGCGGCGAATTGCTCAAGGAACATGTGCCGGTGACCCACGAACGCAATGAACTGCCGAACCGGTTGGTGGTTTTAGGCTGAGGCTTCCTATCGGGTTCCGTTGTGGCGAGGGGATTTATCCCCGCTGGGCTGTGCAGCAGCCCTAAAAGTGCCATATCGGTGTATCAGATTGATTGGAGTTGATCCTGTTGGGGCTGCTTCGCAGCCCAGCGGGGATAAATCCCCTCGCCACAACAATTCCTCGTGCCCTGACACCTCATCCCCCTTAAAATACCCGCCATTCCCGATCCGCCCGCCCCGAGGCCGCTTGTTCATGTCCGTTACCACCACCGCCCGTCCCGCGCCGGATCATCACGCCGAGTTCATCGAGCTGCTGCAGGCCAGCCTCGACCAGAATGCTTTCATCAAACTGGTGCTGGCCAGGCATGTCGGCGACGAAGCGGACCTCCAACGGCTGATCATCAAGCAACTGACGGTCAAGGAGCAGCCTTGCCTGTCCTTCGTCTACCGCTACAAAACCCGCGACATCACCAAGAATTTCCCACTGGCCGAAGGCGTGGCGACCCTCGCGGCGTTGTTGCCGGCATCCTTCAAGAACGCTCATTTGCTGACGGTCACCGACGAAGCGCAGTTGGAGTACAGCAAGAAAGGCAAGTCTTCACTGTTCAGGAGCAAGCCCCAGCAACTGCGTGAAGTGCCCTCGGTGGAACACAACCGCGAGAAAAACCGCTTCCTCGACCTGAGTCGGCCGTTCCTGGCCGACCTGGGTGTGACCAACCACAAGCACGAGCTGATCCCGGCCATGTCGCGCAAGTGGAAGCAGATCAACAAGTTCATCGAAGTCTTCAGCCATGCGCTGACCTCTTCCCCGCTGGACCTGGACAAACCGGTACGGGTGTCGGATTTCGGTTCGGGCAAGGGCTACCTGACCTTCGCCATTCACGACTACCTGTGCAACACCTTGCAGGCCGAAGGCGTGGTGACCGGCGTCGAGTTGCGCGAGGACATGGTGCGGCTGTGCAACGAGGCTGCCGGGCGCCTGGAACACCCGGGCCTGAGCTTCCAGCACGGCGACGTGCGCAGCGTGGCGCCGAGCGCGGTGGACGTGATGATCGCCTTGCATGCCTGCGACATCGCCACCGACTACGCGATCCACATGGGCATCCGCTCGGGCGCCTCGATCATCATGTGCTCGCCGTGCTGCCACAAGCAGATCCGCTTGCAGATCCAGAGCCCGGCGTTGCTCAAGCCGATGTTGCAATACGGCCTGCACCTGGGCCAGCAGGCGGAAATGGTCACCGACAGCCTGCGAGCGCTGTTCCTGGAGGCCTGTGGCTACGAAACCAAAGTGTTCGAGTTCATTTCCCTGGAACACACCAACAAGAACAAGATGATCCTGGCGGTCAAACGCGCCACGCCGATCGATCCGGCCGAGTTGCTGGCGAAGATCCAGGAACTGAAGGCGTTCTACCACATCACCGAGCATTGCCTCGAAACGCTGTTGCGGGCTGACGGTTACCTCCCCTGATGCGGGACAGATGCAACGCTGTGGGAGCATAGCTTGCTCGCGATGAACGATGACTCAATTGTGCTGCTGAACCTCGGCGCTGAATCGCGAGCAAGCTTTGCTCCCACAGAACAACATTCAGCCTCCATCGTCGTGCAGCCCGTCAGATGACAAGTGAAGCCCTCCCCACCGGACTACCTTTAATGCGTTCACCCCTCACGCATGCCCAAAGGAGTCCAACCCATGGCCGCAAAGAAAATCCTGATGCTGGTCGGCGATTACGTCGAAGACTATGAAGTGATGGTGCCGTTCCAGGCCTTGCAGATGATCGGCCACACCGTGCACGCGGTGTGCCCTGACAAGACCGCCGGGCAGACCGTGCGCACGGCGATCCACGACTTCGACGGCGACCAGACCTACAGCGAGAAACCGGGCCATCTGTTCACCCTGAATCATGATTTTTTCGGTGTCGGCGTGGCTGACTACGACGCGCTGCTGATTCCCGGCGGGCGAGCGCCGGAATACCTGCGCCTGAATGAAAAAGTCCTGCAACTGGTGCGCGATTTCGACGTGGCGGGCAAGCCGATCGCCGCAGTGTGCCATGGCGCGCAATTGCTGGCGGCGGCGGGCATTCTGGAGGGGCGTGAGTGCAGCGCCTATCCGGCCTGTGCTCCGGAAGTGCGCTTGGCGGGCGGGACCTTCATCGACATTCCGGTGACCGAAGGTCATGTCCAGGGCAACCTGGCGACCGCACCGGCCTGGCCCGCTCATCCGAACTGGCTGGCGGGGTTCCTGACGCTATTGGGCACGGCCATCACCCTGTAGTGGCGCCGACTGGCAGAGCCGGCGGGACGGGTCTTTACTCTTGAGGCTTTTGACCTCTCAAGGAAATGATCATGTCCGGATGGTACGAAATCAGCAAGAACAGCAGTGGCCAGTTTCGGTTCGTGCTCAAGGCAGCCAATGCCGAAACGATCTTGACCAGCGAGTTGTACACCACCCGTAGCGGTGCCGACGGGGGCATCGCCGCGGTGCAGAAGAACAGCCCGTTGGCCGAGCGCTATGAGCTCAAGAACACCAGGGACGGCCATCCCTATTTCAATCTCAAGGCCGCCAACCATGAAGTGATCGGCAGCAGTGAAGCCTATTCATCGGACGCCGCCCGGGACAAGGGCATTGCCAGCGTCAAGGCGAACGGGCCGAGTACGGTGATCAAGGACAAGACCCTGTTGGCGCTTTGAAAGCAACCGATGCCGCGACGCGTTTCCTGTGGCGAGGGGATTTATCCCCGCTGGGGTGCGTAGCGCCCCCAAAAGTGAAATACCTCAGATCCATCTGACACTCCGAGTTGCCATGATGAGGGCTGCTACGCACCCCAGCGGGGATAAATCCCCTCGCCACAGGCTTTTGCGCTGATTCTATTTCTACACCTCCACCGGCACCGACAGCTGCGGATCGCCCAGCGGATGGCTCTTGGCATCGAAGAACCGCAGTTCCATGTCCAACCCCTGGAACAGCTTGGCGTAATGGCGCTTCTGGTGCTGGATGAACGCCTGGCTGCGAGGGTAGATCGAGATTGCCATGGTGCGGGGTTTCGCCTGGCGCAGGGCGCGGACGATGTGCTGGTCCTGCTCGCCCAGGGCTTGGCCGAACAGGCACAGATTGTCACCGTGGTGCAGCAGTTGGTCGTAGCAGAACGACAGGTAGTCGGAACTGCGGATGGTCTTGAGCTTGTCCTCGCTCGGGCCTTCATTGACGAACAACGGTACGTCGTCGAGGGTCTTGAGGGTGTTGTTGATGGCGAAATTGCCCAGCAGCGTACCTTCGGTGGACGTGAGCTTGCGCGCCGTGCCGTCCTGGTTGCGCACCAGATGCAGGCCTCCGTGCAGGTACAACAAGCGCGGTTTGTCCGTGGTCACCTGGTTCAGATCGAAACTGTGCTCGGCACCGATGAACAGATCGGTGATGGCCTGCGGCGCATGCTGGATCGCCCAGTAGTTGAGCAGGTCGTAGTTGGTGGTGAACACCGTGGCATAGCGGCTCAACTCCTGGTTGAGCGTTGCCAGGGTCGACGGCTGCACCAGCCGCCATGGAATGTGCACCGCGTGCACGGTGTTGATCAGCGCTTCCTTGATCGCGTAGTAGCGATTGCGCGGGGCGGCGGAGCTGACGGCGAGGGCCTTGTTGACCCGGCTGGTGGCTTTCAGCGCACTGAGCACCTGTTCGAAGCTGCGGGTCTGCAGCGCGTCGAACACGCTCAACTCCGACGGGCTCAGGGGCTTTTCCTCGACGGTGCGGGCGTTTTCGAACAGCGAGTCATAGCCGAAATCATCCCATACGGTGCGGCTGGCGCCATTGCCCACCAGTAGCCCGCTGAAAGCGGTATGGGCGCGCAAGGTCCCCCAATCTTCAAGCCGGGCGTCGTATTCCTGGAAGTCGGTCATTGGAAAGTCATCTCAAAACGTGGCAAGGGCAGGGCGCGACTTTATCACGACCGACTCTTGAGCCAGATCAAGGAGCCGCGTGACTGATTGGTCAATCCTGTGGGCCCGTGCCGATCCGGCCCCTTCAGGAGCGTGTCCCATGAGTAGCACTTTTTTCATTCCCGCCGTGAACGTCATGGGGCTGGGTTGCCTCGACGAGGCCATGACCGCCATTCGCAACTACGGTTTTCGCAAGGCCTTGATCGTGACCGACGCGGGGCTGGCCAAGGCCGGCGTTGCGGACAAGGTGGCCGGCCTGCTGGCGCTGCAGGACATCGAGTCGGTGATATTCGACGGCGCCAAGCCCAACCCGAGCACCGCGAACGTCGAGAATGGCCTGGGATTGTTGAAAGAAAGCCAATGCGATTTCGTGGTGTCGCTGGGCGGCGGTTCGCCTCATGACTGCGCCAAGGGCATTGCCCTGTGCGCCACCAATGGCGGGCAGATCCGCGACTACGAGGGTGTCGACCGGTCGGGCAAGCCGCAATTGCCGCTGATCGCCATCAACACCACGGCCGGCACCGCCAGTGAGATGACTCGCTTCTGCATCATTACCGACGAATCGCGCCACGTGAAAATGGCGATTGTCGACCGTAACGTGACGCCGCTCATGTCAGTCAACGACCCGGCGCTGATGGTGGCAATGCCCAAGGGACTGACGGCTGCGACGGGCATGGATGCGCTGACCCACGCGGTCGAAGCCTACGTGTCCACCGCCGCCAGCCCGATCACCGATGCCTGTGCCTTGAAAGCCATCATCCTGATCAGCAACAACCTGCGCCTGGCGGTGCGTGACGGCAATGATCTGGCGGCACGGGAGAATATGGCCTACGCGCAGTTCCTCGCAGGGATGGCATTCAACAATGCTTCGCTGGGTTTCGTGCACGCCATGGCTCACCAGTTGGGCGGTTTCTATGACTTGCCCCACGGCGTGTGCAACGCGGTGCTGTTGCCCCATGTGCAGAGTTTCAATGCCTCGGTGTGCGCCACGCGTCTGACCGATGTGGGCCGTGCCATGGGGGTCGATACGCTTCGATCCAGCCCGGAGGAAGGCGCCCGGGCCGCCATCGCCGCGATCGTCAGCCTGGCCCGGGACGTGGAGATCCCGGCCGGCCTGCGTGAATTGGGCATGCGCCTCGATGACGTGCCGGTACTGGCCGCCAACGCCCTGAAAGACGCCTGCGGCCTGACCAACCCGCGGGCAGCCGATCAACGGCAGATCGAGGAAATTTTCCGCAACGCGTTCTAGCGACCCCGAGACGCCATGGCCTTCACGCAGGCCATGGCCGCCACCGCCAGCAGTGTGTACAGCGCAACGGTGGTGCAAGTGACGATCAGGGTTGTACGGCTTTTCATCGAGGACCCGCGTCAGGGGCGGATATCACGCCCGTGGGCCTGCAGCAGGTTGGTGATCTGTTTGCAAAAAGACTGGATCACGCTCGTTTCCATGTCGGCGCGCAGGGTTATGCGTATGGCCGCCTTATCTTGTGGCACCACGGGGAAAAAGACTGCCGAAGTGAGGTATCCCAGCTCCGCCAGCTCAACCGCCAGGCGGTTGGCCAAGGTGGCTTCACCGCAGGGCACCAGACGTATCGCCATCGGGTTGCCGTGCTGTTCGGTACGGACAAGGTTGTCGAAGACGCGGATATTAGCCTGCAAACGCTCCTGCAACGAGACCAGCTCCCGGCTGCGGTGCAGGCGGATCGAGGCCATGCCGGCACCAATGGCCGCTGCGTTCAGGCTCTGGGACCAACTGCTCGGCCCACCGTAACGCTGCACCAGTGCTTTATGCCGCTCACTGCCGAACATGGCCAACCCGCCACTGGCGCCGAAAGATTTGGCCAGCGAGGCGACGATCAGTGTGCGATCGTCCACGGCAGGCAGACGCGAACGGACCAGCCCCGCACCGCATTTGCCGACGGTGGACAACGCGTGGGAGTCGTCCATATACAGGAACAGGCCATACCGCTGCTTGAGAAACAGCAGGCTGTCCAGGTCCGCCATGCCGCCCATGCTGTAGGCACTGTCAGTCACGTAGGCGACGTTGCGCTCTCGCTTGCACAAGTCCTCGATGAAGTTCATGTCGTTGTGGGGGCAGGTGATGACCTGCGTTTCATCGGCGCAGGCGGTCTTGAAGTGGTTCATCGAACAGTGGGCATGCTTGTCGAAGACCATGGCGGGTGGCCGATTGCCTGTGAATGCGCCGCTGGCCAGCAGCGGCAGGATCCCGGCGCTGGCCGCGCTGCAGGACAAGGCACTCAGGCAACTGGCGCCGAACAGCTCCGACAGCTGGGTTTCGTACTGGGCCAGAATCGCCAGCTTGCAGCGGTTCTTCGAGTCGGCGACACGCAGGGTTCCGGTTTCCCAGAGTGCAGTCATGGCGCCATCCAGCAGGGCGGGGTGATAGTCCAGGCCCAGGTAGGACGTCGTACAGAAGTGGTGGAGGGTACGGCCGTACTGGTCGACCAGGACGTTGGGCGTCTTGACCTCGACATTGAGCCCCGAGATTTTCCCGGCCTCGGCGCACTGCCAGTCCTGATCCGCCAGGGAGATGACCTTGCGGTAGTTGGTGAAACGATGAGTGGGTTGCGCGATCTGGTTCATGGTGCGATGACATTCCTTGGTTGAGAGCTGCTGTCCGTGGGTTGTTTCAATATCTGTGTGTTTCCGGACTTTACAGACCACCGCGCAGGGCTTTGAATCGGCTGTTTCCGGCGTGCTTGAGGGCTGCTGGAGTCTTCGGTGTAGGACCTTGCCTATGAACGTGGACGGGGAATCCCTTCGGGCAGTCGGAGCTCGGTGGGTTTAGCCGGATGGGCCTGGATCCGCTGGGTTTGTCTGGCCTGAAGCGCTGTCAAGGCATCGGTAAACGGGCGTAACATTCATTTCTTTCTTTGGGGATCGCTGTCGATGCTTTCAGGCCTCAATCACCTGACCCTTGCCGTCATCGATCTGGATCGAAGCGTCGGGTTCTATCGTGAACTGTTGCAGCTGCGTCTCGAGGCCAGGTGGGACAGCGGGGCCTATCTGTCCCTGCCCGGGTTGTGGTTGTGCCTGGCTCTCGACCCTCAGCGTAAGACCGAACCCGTGGCGGACTACACCCATTACGCATTCGGCCTGGCTGCCGAACATTTTCCGGTGCTGGTGGCACGACTGAGCGCCGCGCAGGTAACGTCATGGCGGGACAACCGTAGCGAAGGCGATTCGTTTTATTTTCTCGACCCGGACGGGCATAAGCTTGAGATCCATGTGGGTGACCTCGCGTCCCGGCTGGAGGCCTGTCGGCAGGCACCTTATGCCGGGATGGTGTTCTTCACGACGCCCTGATGGGCAGCCCGGCCATACCCCTGGTAAATAGATGGCTTATTGCAATCAATTTCTCGGGTGCCCTGATTGCCTGCGCTATCCTCTGTGTAATCGTGGGTGTACGTCCGATCACCCAGTTCACCCACCGCTGCATTCTCCGGATGGCTTCCAGCTCAATGGGTACTCGAGATTCCGCGCCGCTGGCCAGTTACATCGATCTTCTGCTGGACGCCGTGTGTGCCGTCGACGGCCAGGGGCGCTTCGTATTCGTCAGCGCCGCCTGCGAACGCATTTTCGGTTACACCCCCCAGGAGCTGATCGGCCGGCCGATGATCGAACTGGTTCACCCTGGCGATCGCCAGCGTACCCTCGAGGCGGCGCGGGAGATCATGGACGGCGAGCCCAAGCTCAACTTCGAGAATCGCTACCTGCGCAAGGACGGTCGGGTGGTGCATATCCTGTGGTCGGCGCGCTGGTCGGAAATTGATCAATTGCGCATCGCCGTGGCCCGGGACATTACCGAGCGCAAACTGGCGGAGTCCCGACAGGCGGCGCTGTACGCCATTTCCGAAGCGGCCCATGCCGCGGCGGACCTGCTGGCGCTGTTCAAGCGTATCCACCTGATCATCGGCGAGTGGCTACCGGCCCTGAATTTCTCGGTGGCGCTGTACGATGAACAATGCGCTCAATTGAATTTCGCCTATCACGTCGACGACCAGGAAGGGCAACCCGAACTGCCGGGGACAATCACCGGGCGTTTGTGCACCGAGGTGATTCGCAGCGGTCAGCCGATCTTGCTCACACCTGATTGCAACCCACTGCCAGCGGATTTTTTCGACCTCATGGCGCAGCCGGGCGCGCCGTGCTGGCTGGGTGTGCCGCTGAATTCGCAAAACGGCACGATTGGCGCGCTGATCCTCAAAAGTGCCCAGAACAGTGAGCGCTACACCGAGCAGGACATGGAGTTGCTGCAGTACGTCTGTGCGCAGATCACCATCGCCATCGAACGCCAGCAATTGCACGCCCGCTTGCAGCGCATGGCCCAATACGACCAGCTGACCCAGGTGCCGAACCGCGAACTGCTGCGTGAACGGTTCAAGGCCGCGCTGGCGAGCGCCCGCTTGGGGTCAGGGCGCATGGCATTGCTGTATATCGACCTGGACCGCTTCAAGCAGGTCAACGACACCTACGGCCACGGTGTCGGCGATCTGCTGTTGCAAGCGGTGGCCAGTCGGCTCCAGGGCTGTGTACGTGATTCCGACACAGTCGCGCGTATTGGCGGCGATGAGTTCGTGGTGCTGCTCCATAGCATCCAGGCTCTGGAAGATGCCCACGGGGTGCAGGAAAAAATCCGCCAGGCGCTGACCCAGCCGCTGCGACTGGACGGGCACTGCCTGAGCATCGAACCGAGCATCGGCGTGGCTTGTTTCCCTGACCACGGCATCGAAGACGTGGCACTGTTTCGCCATGCCGACGAAGCGATGTACGCCGCCAAGCGCCAGAATCACAGGGCCTTCGGCATCTGAAAGCACGTCACCGTTCGTCGTCGCGCCG belongs to Pseudomonas sp. B21-028 and includes:
- the yiaY gene encoding L-threonine dehydrogenase — encoded protein: MSSTFFIPAVNVMGLGCLDEAMTAIRNYGFRKALIVTDAGLAKAGVADKVAGLLALQDIESVIFDGAKPNPSTANVENGLGLLKESQCDFVVSLGGGSPHDCAKGIALCATNGGQIRDYEGVDRSGKPQLPLIAINTTAGTASEMTRFCIITDESRHVKMAIVDRNVTPLMSVNDPALMVAMPKGLTAATGMDALTHAVEAYVSTAASPITDACALKAIILISNNLRLAVRDGNDLAARENMAYAQFLAGMAFNNASLGFVHAMAHQLGGFYDLPHGVCNAVLLPHVQSFNASVCATRLTDVGRAMGVDTLRSSPEEGARAAIAAIVSLARDVEIPAGLRELGMRLDDVPVLAANALKDACGLTNPRAADQRQIEEIFRNAF
- a CDS encoding DUF4917 family protein, which produces MTDFQEYDARLEDWGTLRAHTAFSGLLVGNGASRTVWDDFGYDSLFENARTVEEKPLSPSELSVFDALQTRSFEQVLSALKATSRVNKALAVSSAAPRNRYYAIKEALINTVHAVHIPWRLVQPSTLATLNQELSRYATVFTTNYDLLNYWAIQHAPQAITDLFIGAEHSFDLNQVTTDKPRLLYLHGGLHLVRNQDGTARKLTSTEGTLLGNFAINNTLKTLDDVPLFVNEGPSEDKLKTIRSSDYLSFCYDQLLHHGDNLCLFGQALGEQDQHIVRALRQAKPRTMAISIYPRSQAFIQHQKRHYAKLFQGLDMELRFFDAKSHPLGDPQLSVPVEV
- a CDS encoding TPM domain-containing protein, coding for MALLTEHEQRKVAEAIARVERDTDAELVTVLAARADDYAYIPLLWASLLALVVPGVLHYLTGWLTMHSLLLVQWISFIVLCLMFRIPKITTHLIPRSVRHWRASNLARRQFLEQNLHHTVGSTGMLIFVCEAERYVEILVDEGISKRLDNRNWDAIVAAFTEQVRQGQTLQGFVTCIEACGELLKEHVPVTHERNELPNRLVVLG
- a CDS encoding YegP family protein translates to MSGWYEISKNSSGQFRFVLKAANAETILTSELYTTRSGADGGIAAVQKNSPLAERYELKNTRDGHPYFNLKAANHEVIGSSEAYSSDAARDKGIASVKANGPSTVIKDKTLLAL
- a CDS encoding aminotransferase class I/II-fold pyridoxal phosphate-dependent enzyme, with product MNQIAQPTHRFTNYRKVISLADQDWQCAEAGKISGLNVEVKTPNVLVDQYGRTLHHFCTTSYLGLDYHPALLDGAMTALWETGTLRVADSKNRCKLAILAQYETQLSELFGASCLSALSCSAASAGILPLLASGAFTGNRPPAMVFDKHAHCSMNHFKTACADETQVITCPHNDMNFIEDLCKRERNVAYVTDSAYSMGGMADLDSLLFLKQRYGLFLYMDDSHALSTVGKCGAGLVRSRLPAVDDRTLIVASLAKSFGASGGLAMFGSERHKALVQRYGGPSSWSQSLNAAAIGAGMASIRLHRSRELVSLQERLQANIRVFDNLVRTEQHGNPMAIRLVPCGEATLANRLAVELAELGYLTSAVFFPVVPQDKAAIRITLRADMETSVIQSFCKQITNLLQAHGRDIRP
- the fos gene encoding fosfomycin resistance glutathione transferase; this translates as MLSGLNHLTLAVIDLDRSVGFYRELLQLRLEARWDSGAYLSLPGLWLCLALDPQRKTEPVADYTHYAFGLAAEHFPVLVARLSAAQVTSWRDNRSEGDSFYFLDPDGHKLEIHVGDLASRLEACRQAPYAGMVFFTTP
- a CDS encoding DJ-1/PfpI family protein, with the translated sequence MAAKKILMLVGDYVEDYEVMVPFQALQMIGHTVHAVCPDKTAGQTVRTAIHDFDGDQTYSEKPGHLFTLNHDFFGVGVADYDALLIPGGRAPEYLRLNEKVLQLVRDFDVAGKPIAAVCHGAQLLAAAGILEGRECSAYPACAPEVRLAGGTFIDIPVTEGHVQGNLATAPAWPAHPNWLAGFLTLLGTAITL
- a CDS encoding GGDEF domain-containing protein, which codes for MGTRDSAPLASYIDLLLDAVCAVDGQGRFVFVSAACERIFGYTPQELIGRPMIELVHPGDRQRTLEAAREIMDGEPKLNFENRYLRKDGRVVHILWSARWSEIDQLRIAVARDITERKLAESRQAALYAISEAAHAAADLLALFKRIHLIIGEWLPALNFSVALYDEQCAQLNFAYHVDDQEGQPELPGTITGRLCTEVIRSGQPILLTPDCNPLPADFFDLMAQPGAPCWLGVPLNSQNGTIGALILKSAQNSERYTEQDMELLQYVCAQITIAIERQQLHARLQRMAQYDQLTQVPNRELLRERFKAALASARLGSGRMALLYIDLDRFKQVNDTYGHGVGDLLLQAVASRLQGCVRDSDTVARIGGDEFVVLLHSIQALEDAHGVQEKIRQALTQPLRLDGHCLSIEPSIGVACFPDHGIEDVALFRHADEAMYAAKRQNHRAFGI
- a CDS encoding SAM-dependent methyltransferase produces the protein MSVTTTARPAPDHHAEFIELLQASLDQNAFIKLVLARHVGDEADLQRLIIKQLTVKEQPCLSFVYRYKTRDITKNFPLAEGVATLAALLPASFKNAHLLTVTDEAQLEYSKKGKSSLFRSKPQQLREVPSVEHNREKNRFLDLSRPFLADLGVTNHKHELIPAMSRKWKQINKFIEVFSHALTSSPLDLDKPVRVSDFGSGKGYLTFAIHDYLCNTLQAEGVVTGVELREDMVRLCNEAAGRLEHPGLSFQHGDVRSVAPSAVDVMIALHACDIATDYAIHMGIRSGASIIMCSPCCHKQIRLQIQSPALLKPMLQYGLHLGQQAEMVTDSLRALFLEACGYETKVFEFISLEHTNKNKMILAVKRATPIDPAELLAKIQELKAFYHITEHCLETLLRADGYLP